The genome window AGCTAGTAGAAAGTTTTAAGTCTGCAGTTATAAGATTTAAGATTACAGACAATAAATTACAAAAAAGTCCTCGATTTTTCGAGGACTTTTTTTATGCAATCTGCAATCTGCAATCTGCAATCTGCAATCTGCAATCTGCAATCTGCAATCTATATTTTCTTAACATACTGTGTGATAATCACAATCTGCTGTCCATCTACTTTTCCTTCAATGTATTCTGCATTTTCGTGGTCCAGGCGAATGTTTCGTACCGAAGTTCCTTGTTTGGCCACCATGCTAGATCCTTTTACTTTTAAGTCTTTAATTAATACTACCGAATCTCCGTGGGCTAAAACTACACCGTTCACATCGCGGTGAATTATTTTATTTTCGTCATCTTCGCCTTCTCCTGTGGCTTGTGCCCATGCCAGTGTATCTTCATCCAGATACATTTGTTCCAGTAAATCTTGATTACGCAAACGGCTTAACATTCTCCAGGCAACCACTTGCACTGGAATATGTTCATTCCACATACTGTCATTTAAACATCTCCAATGGTTTAAATCTTCATGACCAGGATTCTCTATTTGATCAATACAAGTAGAGCAGGCATAAATGCTTTCGTCTAAACCTCCTTTTTGAGTTGGTAATACTTGGTATTCTTTTAGGTTTTCGGTGGCAGCGCATAATTCACATTGTGAACCGCTGCGTTTATTTAATTCTCTTTCGAAGCTCATTATAAAGTGTGTGTTTTTTAGACTGCAAAAATACAGTTAATTGAAAGGTTTTGCAAGTTTATGAAGATCTAACAGGTTTTAAAAGCTGTTAGGTCTAAAAAAAATCTCTAGATTCTTTTGTTACTTATGTAATTTCACCCTCACCGCTTCCGGAACCAGCATTTCATATTCACCGTGATTTCGGATAACGTCTCTCACGATACTGGAACTGATATAAGAAGTTCGGGCTGCGGTTAATAAAAAGACAGTTTCTATTTTGGACAATCGTCTGTTCGTGTGAGCGATGGCTTTTTCAAATTCGAAATCGGCGGGATTGCGGAGTCCTCGCAGTATAAAATCGGCTTTAATTTTTTGGCATAAATCGATGGTCAGTCCTTCATAAGTGATAACCTTGACTTTAGGCTCGTTTTTGAATGTTTCTTCGATGAAACGTTTTCTTTCCTCGAGTGAGAACATGTATTTTTTTTCGGCATTGACACCAATGGCAATAACGATTTCATCAAATAATGAAATCCCTCTGTTGATGATATCTTCGTGTCCTAAGGTAATTGGATCAAATGATCCTGGGAATATGGCTTTTTTCATTTCAGTTTATATTTTTTTATCGGAATATGGTATCGCCACGCTCTAATTTCTATTTATGATTTAGAAAGCCAGCGATTTCATTTTAGATTTTGTTGATTTGATTTTCAATTCTTTTGTCTGGAATAATCCATATTAATGCCACAAAAATATAAAGGATTCCTGAAATAAGAGGAGATACAAAAGCTAAAGGAATTGCTGAAATATAACAGGCCATAGATAGTTTTCCTTTATTGTCTTTATT of Flavobacterium marginilacus contains these proteins:
- a CDS encoding PhnA domain-containing protein; the protein is MSFERELNKRSGSQCELCAATENLKEYQVLPTQKGGLDESIYACSTCIDQIENPGHEDLNHWRCLNDSMWNEHIPVQVVAWRMLSRLRNQDLLEQMYLDEDTLAWAQATGEGEDDENKIIHRDVNGVVLAHGDSVVLIKDLKVKGSSMVAKQGTSVRNIRLDHENAEYIEGKVDGQQIVIITQYVKKI
- the coaD gene encoding pantetheine-phosphate adenylyltransferase, translating into MKKAIFPGSFDPITLGHEDIINRGISLFDEIVIAIGVNAEKKYMFSLEERKRFIEETFKNEPKVKVITYEGLTIDLCQKIKADFILRGLRNPADFEFEKAIAHTNRRLSKIETVFLLTAARTSYISSSIVRDVIRNHGEYEMLVPEAVRVKLHK